From Peromyscus maniculatus bairdii isolate BWxNUB_F1_BW_parent chromosome 8, HU_Pman_BW_mat_3.1, whole genome shotgun sequence, a single genomic window includes:
- the Doc2b gene encoding double C2-like domain-containing protein beta: MTLRRRGEKATISIQEHMAIDVCPGPIRPIKQISDYFPRFPRGLPPTAAPRAPAPPDAPARSPAASAGPRSPSDGGRDEDEDVDQLFGAYGASPSPGPGPSPARPPAKPPEEEPDADGYESDDCTALGTLDFSLLYDQENNALHCTISKAKGLKPMDHNGLADPYVKLHLLPGASKANKLRTKTLRNTLNPTWNETLTYYGITDEDMIRKTLRISVCDEDKFRHNEFIGETRVPLKKLKPNHTKTFSICLEKQLPVDKAEDKSLEERGRILISLKYSSQKQGLLVGIVRCAHLAAMDANGYSDPYVKTYLKPDVDKKSKHKTAVKKKTLNPEFNEEFCYEIKHGDLAKKTLEVTVWDYDIGKSNDFIGGVVLGINAKGERLKHWFDCLKNKDKRIERWHTLTNELPGAVLSD, from the exons ATGACCCTCCGGCGGCGCGGGGAGAAGGCGACCATCAGCATCCAGGAGCATATGGCCATCGACGTGTGCCCCGGGCCCATCCGGCCCATCAAACAGATCTCCGACTACTTCCCCCGCTTCCCGCGGGGCCTGCCCCCCACCGCCGCGCCCCGCGCCCCCGCGCCCCCGGACGCCCCCGCGCGCTCGCCTGCAGCCAGCGCCGGCCCCCGCAGCCCCTCCGACGGCGGCCGCGACGAGGACGAGGATGTGGACCAGCTCTTCGGAGCCTACGGTGCCAGCCCgagccccggccccggccccagCCCCGCGAGGCCGCCCGCCAAGCCCCCCGAGGAGGAGCCGGACGCCGACGGCTATGAGTCGGACGACTGCA CTGCCCTGGGTACGCTGGACTTCAGTCTGCTCTACGACCAGGAGAACAACGCCCTGCACTGTACCATCAGCAAGGCCAAG GGCCTGAAGCCGATGGACCACAATGGACTGGCTGATCCCTACGTCAAACTACACCTGCTGCCTGGAGCCAGCAAG gCAAAtaagctcagaacaaaaactcTGAGGAACACGCTGAACCCCACATGGAACGAGACCCTCACTTATTACGGGATCACGGATGAGGACATGATCCGAAAGACCCTGAG GATCTCCGTGTGTGACGAGGACAAATTCCGCCACAATGAGTTCATCGGCGAGACTCGAGTGCCCCTGAAGAAGCTGAAACCCAACCACACCAAGACATTCAGCATCTGCCTGGAGAAACAGCTGCCG GTGGACAAGGCAGAGGACAAGTCCTTGGAGGAGCGGGGCCGCATCCTCATCTCACTCAAGTACAGCTCCCagaagcagggcctgctggtgggCATCGTGCGCTGTGCACATCTGGCCGCCATGGACGCTAACGGCTACTCAGACCCCTACGTGAAAAC ATACCTGAAGCCAGATGTAGACAAGAAATCCAAGCATAAGACCgcagtgaaaaagaaaacactaaaccCGGAGTTCAATGAG gagTTCTGTTATGAGATCAAGCATGGAGACCTGGCCAAGAAGACCCTGGAGGTCACTGTCTGGGATTATGACATTGGCAAATCCAATGATTTCATCG GTGGCGTGGTGCTGGGCATCAATGCCAAGGGCGAGCGCCTGAAGCACTGGTTTGACTGCCTGAAGAACAAGGACAAGAGGATCGAGCGCTGGCACACGCTCACCAACGAGCTCCCGGGAGCTGTGCTCAGCGACTGA